A stretch of the Porifericola rhodea genome encodes the following:
- a CDS encoding zinc-dependent peptidase yields MQVFFTIVGFLLFAYLAFWVWYRNRPVRKVPSKFPVEWRELLEKHVHFYQNLNQKEKKRFEKSIRKFMRQVRITGIRVEVDDLDRLLVACSAVIPLFGFPGWQYSYLNEVLLYPSSFDRNFSTKNPEEVITGMVGSGGSMEGIMILSKHSLHQSFENTTDKHNVGIHEFVHILDKQDGSIDGIPAELNNKEYAKPWLRLMRREMQRIRKGKSDIDAYAATSEEEFLAVASEYFFERPKLFKQKHPELYKTLRKVYHQDMSRRLKKPFRKAKRIGRNDPCPCGSGDKFKHCCMRN; encoded by the coding sequence ATGCAAGTATTTTTCACCATTGTTGGCTTTCTGCTATTTGCGTATTTGGCTTTTTGGGTATGGTACAGAAATCGTCCAGTGCGCAAAGTTCCTTCTAAATTTCCTGTAGAGTGGCGAGAGCTACTAGAGAAGCATGTCCATTTTTACCAAAACCTTAACCAAAAAGAGAAGAAGCGTTTTGAGAAAAGTATTCGCAAATTTATGCGACAGGTACGAATTACAGGCATACGGGTAGAAGTTGATGATCTGGATCGTCTATTAGTAGCCTGTAGCGCAGTTATTCCTCTTTTTGGGTTTCCAGGCTGGCAGTATAGCTATCTTAATGAGGTTTTGCTCTACCCTTCATCTTTTGACCGTAATTTCTCCACTAAAAACCCGGAAGAGGTAATTACAGGTATGGTAGGCAGCGGTGGGAGTATGGAAGGAATTATGATATTAAGTAAACATAGCCTGCACCAAAGTTTTGAGAATACCACCGATAAGCATAATGTAGGTATTCATGAGTTTGTCCATATTTTAGACAAACAGGACGGAAGCATAGATGGTATACCCGCAGAACTTAACAATAAAGAGTATGCAAAGCCCTGGCTTAGGCTAATGCGTAGAGAAATGCAGCGTATACGCAAAGGTAAAAGTGATATTGACGCTTATGCTGCAACCAGCGAAGAAGAGTTTTTGGCCGTAGCCAGCGAGTACTTTTTTGAGCGCCCTAAGCTTTTTAAACAGAAACACCCGGAGCTGTACAAAACTCTGCGTAAGGTGTATCATCAGGATATGAGCAGGCGTCTAAAAAAGCCTTTTCGTAAGGCCAAGCGTATAGGAAGAAACGACCCTTGCCCTTGTGGTTCGGGCGATAAATTTAAACATTGCTGTATGCGTAACTAA
- a CDS encoding CsbD family protein, with the protein MDDLRIKGRWNEIKGKLKQEYSELTDDDLTYAEGKEDELLGKLQQKTGKSKDELKKKINSY; encoded by the coding sequence ATGGACGATTTAAGAATCAAAGGAAGATGGAATGAAATAAAAGGTAAGCTTAAGCAGGAGTATAGCGAGCTTACCGATGATGACCTTACCTATGCAGAAGGTAAAGAAGATGAACTACTTGGTAAGTTGCAGCAAAAGACCGGAAAAAGTAAAGATGAGCTGAAAAAGAAAATCAATAGCTATTAA
- a CDS encoding SusC/RagA family TonB-linked outer membrane protein, which produces MRNYILLSQLLALFFTFGAQAQQEVSGTITSTEGEALPGVNILVKNTTIGTLSTLGGQYAITIPDSISQAVLLFSFVGYEEKEVEVNKQSVIDVSLESSTQQLEEVVVVGYGVIDRQKLAGAVSSIGSEDIEADPVVGLNQAVQGKVAGVQVTQNSGTPGGALNFRVRGVTTLNSSTTEPLYVVDGIPINSDNYGGISAGSRQTINPLASINPADVASVEVLKDASATAIYGARAANGVVLITTRKGNNGSNRINLNAYYGLQELPRTIGMANSAQYRQYITDLATLNDWDDPGFGISDINTNWQEVLYQNSLVEGGETAPIQSYTLSASGGSDQTIYYVSGGYFMQEGIVKGSGYERINLRTNLEHEFNEHIKFGTNINLSRGKTDRIVEDFGGSGPVSLALLSRPNLPVYNEAGKFFLDTLINRDNPLAMAKLPNYYDKVDRILGNIYLEAELLKGLRFRSTAGIDRTDNEGEFYRPKEGIRAGEQRGGLRNTNRFLTFTWLNENTLNYNKETGDHEFTILAGNTLQNAQISSYYTNAVGFPSDEVVIVNNASSYNAGERLEGWSLVSFFSRVNYIFKDRYIITANYRVDGSSRFGEEKLYGAFPSVAVAWRASEEAFLQNLSAITNLKLRASLGQSGNQPRDFYNAVPLYSISAYYGDYVGFIPQTIGNNQLSWETTTQLNLGLDLDLFDDRISLLADYYIKKTEDLLTSYRLPQATGTLFTTVNLGNMENKGFEFEITSRNLQGALSWNTSLNMSFPTNKITYLAGEEVLDGLGDASHIVREGYPIGSFFGYIAEGIDPTTGNIIYADIDDDGQRSLPGAVDTDDRTIIGNPHPEFYGGITNSLFYGNFDLSVQGQFVYGNDIWNFTRQSFDRLTGAANNISADALDYWTEANPDASYPRPTIGQTTNDLLSTRWIEDGSFFRLRDITLGYTMPTELSQRLQIEQMRVYIQAQNLHVFTNYSGYDPEINVYENRGSMIGADYASYPRARTFLVGLNLTF; this is translated from the coding sequence ATGAGGAACTATATTTTACTCAGTCAGTTGCTCGCTCTTTTTTTTACCTTCGGTGCACAGGCTCAGCAAGAAGTCAGTGGTACTATTACCTCAACTGAGGGGGAAGCTCTTCCGGGCGTAAACATCCTTGTCAAAAACACTACCATTGGCACCCTCTCCACCCTGGGTGGCCAGTATGCTATTACTATTCCCGACTCTATTAGCCAGGCGGTACTCCTGTTTTCGTTTGTAGGCTATGAAGAGAAAGAAGTAGAAGTAAACAAGCAGTCTGTAATTGATGTCAGCCTGGAAAGCAGCACCCAGCAATTAGAAGAAGTGGTAGTTGTTGGTTATGGCGTTATTGATCGGCAAAAGCTCGCAGGCGCTGTATCGTCTATTGGTAGCGAAGACATTGAGGCCGATCCGGTAGTAGGGCTAAACCAGGCAGTACAAGGGAAAGTAGCCGGAGTGCAGGTTACACAAAACTCAGGCACCCCGGGCGGAGCTCTAAATTTTAGGGTAAGAGGAGTTACAACACTGAACTCAAGCACTACGGAACCGCTCTATGTAGTAGATGGTATTCCTATCAACTCAGACAATTATGGAGGAATTAGCGCAGGGTCACGCCAGACTATTAACCCCTTGGCCTCTATTAATCCCGCAGATGTAGCCTCTGTTGAAGTCCTCAAAGATGCCTCAGCTACGGCCATCTATGGTGCCAGAGCTGCTAATGGGGTAGTACTGATTACTACCCGCAAAGGAAACAATGGAAGTAACCGCATTAATCTGAATGCTTATTATGGATTACAGGAACTGCCCAGAACAATAGGTATGGCTAACTCGGCTCAATATCGGCAGTATATTACTGACCTCGCCACTTTAAACGATTGGGATGACCCTGGTTTTGGTATTAGTGATATTAACACTAACTGGCAGGAGGTGCTCTACCAAAATAGCTTGGTAGAAGGAGGAGAAACAGCCCCCATTCAGAGTTATACACTTTCCGCAAGTGGCGGCTCGGATCAAACTATTTATTATGTATCTGGAGGCTATTTTATGCAGGAGGGTATTGTGAAAGGCTCTGGTTACGAACGCATAAATTTGAGAACTAACCTAGAGCATGAGTTCAATGAACATATCAAGTTCGGAACTAACATTAACCTTTCGCGAGGCAAAACTGATAGAATTGTAGAGGACTTTGGGGGAAGTGGCCCGGTGAGCCTTGCTTTACTAAGCCGCCCTAATTTACCCGTTTATAATGAAGCAGGAAAATTCTTCTTAGACACCCTGATTAACCGTGATAACCCTCTGGCAATGGCCAAGCTACCTAATTACTACGATAAAGTAGATAGAATTTTAGGTAACATATATCTGGAGGCGGAACTTCTGAAAGGACTTCGCTTTCGCTCTACAGCAGGCATAGACAGAACAGACAATGAAGGAGAGTTTTACAGACCCAAAGAGGGTATAAGAGCAGGCGAACAACGTGGAGGTCTGCGTAATACTAATCGTTTCCTCACCTTTACATGGCTAAACGAAAATACACTGAACTACAACAAAGAAACAGGAGATCATGAATTTACCATATTAGCAGGTAATACTCTGCAAAATGCACAGATCAGTTCTTATTATACCAATGCTGTAGGTTTCCCTAGTGATGAGGTAGTTATTGTAAATAATGCCAGTTCTTATAATGCCGGAGAGCGACTGGAAGGTTGGAGCCTGGTATCTTTCTTTTCCAGAGTCAATTACATTTTTAAAGATCGCTATATCATTACAGCCAATTACCGTGTAGATGGTTCCTCAAGATTTGGAGAAGAAAAATTGTATGGCGCTTTTCCTTCAGTAGCTGTAGCCTGGCGAGCATCCGAAGAAGCTTTTTTACAAAATCTTTCAGCCATAACTAACCTTAAACTTAGAGCCAGTTTAGGCCAGTCGGGCAACCAGCCCCGAGACTTTTATAATGCAGTACCTTTATATAGCATTAGTGCCTATTACGGAGACTATGTAGGATTTATTCCTCAGACCATAGGAAACAACCAACTAAGCTGGGAGACCACCACTCAACTTAACCTGGGCCTGGATCTTGATCTGTTTGATGACAGAATTAGCTTACTGGCCGATTACTACATTAAAAAGACAGAAGATCTGCTTACCAGCTATCGCTTACCTCAGGCTACGGGCACGCTTTTTACCACTGTTAACCTGGGTAATATGGAAAATAAAGGGTTTGAGTTTGAAATTACTTCCAGAAACCTACAGGGTGCCTTAAGCTGGAATACCAGCCTGAATATGTCTTTCCCTACCAATAAGATTACTTACCTGGCAGGCGAAGAAGTGCTGGATGGCTTAGGTGATGCATCGCATATTGTTAGAGAGGGCTACCCTATCGGCTCTTTCTTTGGCTACATTGCAGAAGGAATAGACCCTACTACCGGCAATATTATTTATGCAGATATAGACGATGATGGACAGCGTTCGCTTCCGGGAGCAGTAGATACCGACGATCGTACTATCATTGGCAACCCTCACCCTGAGTTTTATGGAGGTATAACTAACAGCTTGTTTTATGGTAATTTTGACCTGAGTGTGCAGGGGCAGTTTGTTTACGGCAATGATATCTGGAACTTTACCCGCCAGAGTTTTGATAGGCTTACCGGTGCCGCAAATAATATTTCTGCAGATGCGCTAGACTATTGGACAGAGGCTAATCCCGATGCAAGTTACCCACGACCTACAATTGGGCAAACTACCAATGACTTGCTCTCTACCCGATGGATTGAAGATGGCTCCTTCTTCAGGCTTAGAGATATTACGCTTGGCTATACAATGCCCACCGAGCTAAGCCAACGCCTGCAGATTGAACAGATGAGAGTATATATTCAGGCTCAGAACCTACATGTCTTTACTAATTATAGCGGCTACGATCCGGAGATTAATGTTTATGAAAACCGTGGCTCTATGATCGGGGCGGACTATGCCAGCTACCCCCGAGCACGCACATTTTTAGTTGGCCTAAACCTAACTTTTTAA
- a CDS encoding RagB/SusD family nutrient uptake outer membrane protein translates to MKNIAYLLLLSVAFSSCDDFLNEEPGFNLTEDQVFASVSNVEPAVAGAYNTMIRSSSENNQGYLSRNFYLITAFSAWDLKEPNDAVPSFLEFYNHQVQPNNTYLEDSWGAIYEAIQAVDKIIAYAPAAEGDQATLDRLLAEAYFLRAYHYFNLVRMFGGVPLYLEPIKNTEAEQIFLPRATREEVYEQIVNDLETAQSLMPANYKQANRASLPLIKGLLAKVHLYQENYAEAESLAAEVMNEYTFSLSPEFANIFRAEDEPESLLEIPFNARSGYNALTTLTLPPGEPYNGVASSPFVVYKQGDVYPLIELYEAEDIRLQQTFHQGQDWYYVVKYTSLDNFDAISLMRMPELLLIYAEAAARNAQSVTDAAFEAYNQVRSRAGVPAERSEFGSIEAFIDEVVEEKRRELVLEGETWFDYVRAGKAAELGAANPDYWLYPIPQIEMDVNKKLVQNPGY, encoded by the coding sequence ATGAAAAATATAGCATATCTACTATTACTATCTGTTGCATTTAGCAGTTGTGACGATTTTTTGAATGAAGAGCCAGGTTTTAATCTGACAGAAGATCAGGTGTTTGCCAGTGTTTCCAATGTAGAGCCTGCTGTTGCTGGGGCTTATAATACTATGATTCGATCCAGCAGTGAAAACAACCAGGGCTACCTCTCTCGTAATTTTTACCTGATCACGGCTTTTTCTGCCTGGGATCTTAAAGAACCTAATGACGCAGTGCCTAGCTTTCTGGAATTCTATAACCATCAGGTGCAGCCTAACAACACTTATCTGGAAGATAGTTGGGGTGCCATTTATGAAGCTATACAGGCAGTAGACAAAATTATTGCCTATGCGCCTGCTGCCGAGGGTGATCAGGCTACGCTAGACCGACTACTGGCTGAGGCTTACTTTCTTCGCGCATACCATTATTTTAACTTGGTGCGCATGTTTGGAGGAGTTCCCCTATATCTGGAACCTATCAAAAATACTGAAGCTGAGCAAATATTTCTACCCCGTGCTACCAGAGAAGAGGTATATGAGCAAATAGTGAATGACCTGGAAACTGCCCAGTCTTTGATGCCAGCAAACTATAAGCAGGCAAACAGAGCTTCCTTACCTTTAATAAAAGGCCTGCTTGCCAAAGTGCATTTGTATCAGGAAAATTATGCGGAAGCAGAGAGCTTGGCAGCAGAAGTAATGAATGAATACACTTTTTCGTTAAGTCCGGAGTTTGCTAATATTTTCAGGGCAGAAGATGAACCTGAGTCCTTACTAGAGATACCATTTAATGCCCGTAGCGGATACAATGCTCTTACCACACTTACTCTACCGCCCGGCGAACCTTATAATGGTGTAGCCAGCTCGCCTTTTGTCGTATATAAGCAGGGAGATGTTTACCCATTGATAGAGTTATACGAAGCAGAGGATATTCGTCTTCAGCAAACTTTCCATCAAGGCCAGGACTGGTACTATGTAGTAAAATACACCTCATTGGATAATTTTGATGCTATATCGCTTATGCGAATGCCGGAACTACTCCTTATTTATGCTGAAGCTGCAGCACGAAATGCCCAAAGTGTTACTGATGCTGCTTTTGAAGCTTACAACCAGGTAAGAAGCCGTGCAGGAGTACCTGCCGAAAGGTCTGAGTTTGGCTCTATAGAAGCTTTTATTGATGAGGTTGTTGAGGAAAAAAGAAGAGAGCTAGTACTTGAAGGTGAAACCTGGTTTGATTACGTCAGAGCAGGCAAAGCTGCCGAATTAGGCGCTGCTAACCCTGATTACTGGCTTTACCCAATTCCTCAGATAGAAATGGATGTAAACAAAAAGCTTGTGCAAAATCCGGGTTACTAA